The Zingiber officinale cultivar Zhangliang chromosome 2A, Zo_v1.1, whole genome shotgun sequence genomic sequence GTTCGACTCAACTCGACTCGGCTTGATTTAATTTGCTTGCGTACTGCCTTATTTAAAAGTTTGATTAcagtattaacaaaaaaaaaaaaaaaatttaacgagaaaaaaattagatgcaAGTTCGTAGGGTAAGATGCGTAAAAAACAAAAATTTTCACAGCTGGTAGCCAATTACAATGCATGCAAAATTTAGCGGAAAGATAATAATGAGAACAAACATAGTGGGTGAGCCGtctgatataaaaaataaaaaatcaaataggACGTCGATGATTTGGGAAAAAAAAGTCTTTTGATTTTTGTAATATTTGTCAAACATCCGTATGGAATTATCTAGTCAAATGTATTAATCGCAATAGAAGTGGTAGAAAGTAAACcagaaaaataaagttttatcatTGAAATATTCAATgtggtaaaaaaataaaaatgattcgTTTATCCTTAATTTTCTATCAATCCATCATTAGATTAATATAGTGAAAATAAATTATAGATAAttattagtcattagtataaataaataaaataaaaatgaggaCATGTTTGAATATGTCAAATtccgattttaaaattttatattataacATGATTTAACCTTCGCACAGCCGCATCACTAAAATACTCAACGAAGACAGAGACAGTTGCATTTACCTTCACTATAATGGAACTATCTTCCTTCTCTAGTAAACGCTAATTACGAAGAAAAGTCAAAACAAACCCAAATTGTGGCATTTAATTAATCCAAAAGAATAAaacaaagtagaaaataaataaataaactcgaACCAATTTAAAGCTTTCTTCTCACTCTCCTCCCCCTTATAATAAACACACCACCCGTCTTTCCCCAAAACCTGTCCTTTAATTCCTTCCTCTTTCTTTCTTGTGCGCCAAAGAGGTCAAATAATGGCGAAGCTGCTGCCGATCTCCCTCCTTGTCGCTGCCCTCGTCCTCGGCCCCGCCTCCGCCCTGTCCCAGGCCGCCGCCAGCGGCGCAGTCGGGGATCTGCCACTTGGTTGGATCCCGTCGCTTTCCGGCTGCCGCGGCAGCATTGCGGAGTGCCTCGCTGGCGAGGAGTTCGACCTCGGATCGGAAGTCAGCCGCCGGATCCTGGCCACTTCGAACTACATCAGCTACGGCGCCCTTAGGCGCGACACCACCCCATGCTCTCGCCGCGGCGCGTCCTACTATAACTGCCGCCCGGGCGCCCAGGCTAACCCCTACTCCCGCAGCTGCTCCGCCATCACCCAGTGCCGAAGCTAGATGGATCCTGCAGATCTGTGCTCCGGTGTGGGGAAATACCATTTTAATGATGAAAAAAAGAGGAATTTGGTATGTGGTTTTGGTTGTTCTGTCGTTGTTTTCAATAATTGTTGCTGTAATTGATGATAATGCTGTTGTTCGATTGGTGTTGTAAACAGGTAATATACGATTCGtgtaaagaaaaactaatttcctTGGAAATTTGATGCTTGATAGTTTGCCCACTTACTGCTTCTATATCTAgatctgataaaaaaaaaatgtttctgCAATTAGGTTTTACATTGATATTTGCGTTCATATGCTAGAAAGATGAAGTATCAATTAGTGAAGTCAATCTTTTTCTTGGCAAAGATTCAACTGTTTGTACTTTGAAAGCTCTTTATTTTTGGTATGGATGCAAAGATGGGTGTATCAAAGATGTCTTCAGCCACTAAAACCAAAGTAAAACCAGAAAATATGAGGTGAGTGAAGAGCATTTTAATGTTCTAGCATCAATTATTGTGACAAATACGTCTTTCCTGATTGATTAGAGAGAACTAGACACTTACAATTTACTTGGAGACTTTGCCAGTGCATTATGATGATATAGAGATTAGATATGTGGAGCAATTGTTTCATAGAACCAAAGATCTACTTCAAGCTTGCAAAATTGTTAAAGTTAACAATTTAGTGTTAGGTGTCAATCTTAGGTAGTAGTAGGACCTGTAGGTTCCCTAAGGGAGAGGGCACAAATATTTTTCTAGTCTTTGTGAAATATTTGCATAGTTCGTTGGGCGCTACAGACGTGGAATACATATAATTGTCTTTCCTCGTGTTGCTCTTGTTCAAATTTTTACAATTAGGTGTTGACTTTTTCTTGAAGCTATATTATTaatctttttttatatatttttttagcttCTTTGGAATTTGTAAATACAgtcttgatttattttttgtttctgtgaataaaataaaatcttggcTTTATGGAGGCAAATTCTTATATCATGGAGGTTCATTGGATTCATTGCTCCTGGAGGCAAACTTGCTTCACCCAGTTTCTTTCAGAAGAAAGAAAAATAGGACAACTTGTTGAAACAGCAAGGATTTAGGTTAGCGTTTCCTATTATTATGTCTAGTTcttgaaaaaaaatacaattataAATGTAAAACCAGCTAGAGCCAGCTGGAGGGTTAGCGTACGAAGTATGCCACTTCGATACTGATTTCTAGTTTAGAGAACAAGTACCCGTTATAGAATCAAGAAGACGAAGAAACCACCTGATAATGGTGTAATGGTTAGGTTCTGTAAAAATTTAAGGTTGAATTCTCAGATATGACGTATTATAGAGAGTTTTCCCTCCCATGAAAAACGAGTCTAAGAATGTTGATCATTTAGATGGGCCTCCATTAATTCctcccgatttatcttggtgaCAAGTGAAAAATTTTTGTGTGGCCGGACCGATCATCTCTAGGATTAGTCAGTTCGAAGAGCTGGATATCTGGAttatcaaataaaaataataatgtgATGAAGAACGTTGTCCTCATGAGCTTGGGGTCGATTCCTAGCGAGTGCGGATTGCCTTGCTAGTTGCCTCACTCTTTGCATGTGCCATGTGCTACTGTTGTTGGACAAAGTCTCCCATAATTTATCCCCTTCTAGGAAGTATGGGGCTGTCCTAGAGGGACTGCCAAGGTGATGACTGCACCTTTTGTCACAAATAAGATGAAGAACATTGCACTCATGAGTGTGGTCTAAGTGATAAAGCACTCATGGAAACTAATAAGAGAAATAGAGTTTGAATTCCACTGTAAATGAATATTTTGGAGGTCGACAGTGTGCATAAAAGTGGGGTTCCGAAAGCAAACCAGGGTCCAGGGAAAAGACTATCCACCTTTACTttcagaaatatatatatatataaaacattaATGCATATATCATTTATGGCCCCTTTGGATCTTGGCAAATGCTAATATAACTCTTAAATTTCATGTTTTTTTGAGTTATGTAACTTTGGGTTCTCAATTTTACAATCGGGCAAATCTCTTTTATGGATTGTGGCTAGTTGTTAAAATCTCAGTTAACATGTTCATGTGCTTTtcgtttcaaaaaaaaaaaaaaatattacaaaggCATGGGCAGTGTACAGCAACTTGACAATTCTTGCTTACCGCCTTTGTATTGATGATTGTTCATAAAAGCAATTGACAATTTTGGGGCATCTGTTTGTTGGAGCATTTTGTCCAAATGAGTTTAGATCTGTAATCTTGGAAGGTGAACTGTTTGCATCATGGTCTGTCCTAAGGAGGGGAATAGAGACAATTATCAACATCAAGACATTGGAATGTAGCAAGTGTGCTGTGAGTTTTCCAGAAGATTGGGGCAGACAAATGATCGGTTGGGTCAACATTGTGGTTGGTGGTCCTTGCAGAATCTGGCATTTCTGATGATGATGGTCTAAATTTTGCAGCAATCTTGAACTCAAATTTATACTGAACTGACTAATATGTTGGACCTAAGCACATGGTTCATGGTCCTATCCAAGTGGTCTCATCTGCACGTACAAAAAAATTCAGAATCCAATTTATACATACTTAAGTCGGTCTCTAAAATATTCCTTCTTAATAGGACTCAAATTTTGATCCTCTTAGTTGTTCCTTTGTGATTTTTTATCTAGGGGTTGCTTGTCTTTTCATCAACATTTGTTGGGCAAAAATCAAAGGAGAATCTTTTTGAGTTTTTGGAATCATCAAGGTGACAcccctttttatttatttttaattaaaaaaatatcttgcCCCACCAATCCCTTATAAAATGACATAGTTTATGACAATTACGATTTCGTAACTATTACAATATTATAACAACTACTATTTTATACCTGCTATAACAAAGATTTGTCATGTTCAAATTCATGTTGTAGGAACGTCGACTTGTCTTGTTCATTAAATTGGTTGATGGAATTGGGTGATAAAAGATAATAATGTAGGAACAGTCTAATGAAAGGCAGATGTGTCATTTTATAGGAGAGGATGGTGAGCTGAGATgtcattttgattaaaattaaaaagGGATGCCCTTTGATGATTTAGAAAAACGTAGCTATTATAATGTAGATTTATGTTGTTCATACAACTAGTTGATGGGAATGGATGCTTGATGCGGGAACATAAGAGTAAGTTTagtcttttatattattttgtcGAGTTAGGATTTTAAGGGTATTTCTATCTTTGCAATGTTAGAATCTCGTgtctatttaaatatttatttagttgtttTAGGTTTTTAGTTTTTCGTTtttgattaataaaaatttatagtcGTGTTATTTCTTCCTAAATATCGAGTTTAGTTGTCTATCTATTGATATTTTACAAAATCAACATGATTTAGAAAATTACTTCTGGTATTCATATGAGAATTAATAGAACCGATTGTTTTCCACTGCATCAGTTGGTATTAGAACAGATGATCTTGTGGAATCATGTTATCGAGAAGACATGTTGACAATGTCAATAACGAGTATGAATGTGATATGGAACAATGTGTTTGATGAAGCAATTTCCAAATGAGTTTAGGACTGCAAATGAACTATTtgtattattataataaaaattaattatactcATTCCAATATCTCTCACAAATCGTCACcatgtgaagggaggtaaatagAGACAATTATCAACATCGGGACATTGAAATGTAGCAAGTGTGCTGTGAGTTTTCCAGAAGATTGGGGCAGGCCAATGATTAGTTGGGTCAACATTGCGGTTGGTGGTCCTTGCAGAATCTGGCATTTCTGATGATGATGACCATCTAAAGTTTGCAGCAATCTTGAACTCAAATTTATGCTGAACTGACTAATATGTTGGACCTAAGCACAAGGTTCATGGTCCAATCCAAGCGTTCTCATCTGCACCtacaaaaaatcttaaaaaaaaaaaattcagaatacAATTTATACCTACTTAAATGTTGATTTCTAAAATATTCATTCTTAATTAGGATTCAAACTTTGATCCTATTAGTTGTTCCGTTATGATTTTTTGTCTAGGTTTTGCTGGTCTTTTCGTCAACATTTATTAGACAATAATAAAAGGTCTTTTTTTTTAATGGAATGGTTAcgttccctttttatttttaatcaaaaaaGACGAGTCACTCCAATTATCCTCAGATATAGTCTTTGACATTATACCGTATATGAATTCTGTCGGAAAATTATAGATATGATGCATTAGATATGATAGATTGATGATTGGAGATGATGCACTATATATAATAAATTGATGATTGACTGATGAAAGACTTTATTTTATGGGAAAGCTTCCTATTTGTCTTGTATATATGGAGATGATCCAATAAAATGTCAATGCCTAGAAACGTAGGGGAGTCTTTGGCAAAAgccttccgatgctcaagttagtacaAGTTTGGATGGATGAATGAAGAACAGTAGAAAACGTGCACGCGAGAGTAAGTTGGATATGTTCAGAGAGCGTACCTTCACAATTGAGAGGACTcttcctttatataccacctcacataatcTCCATAATCATAAGATAACGCAGTGTGTCAGAGTTTATTAGGTAAAGAAAAATGTACAACCTAAGGAATGTGTAATAATTATTCAAAGAATCTTTCTTTCACCCATATGTAtatctcttttgtcgtttataac encodes the following:
- the LOC122039844 gene encoding protein RALF-like 33 produces the protein MAKLLPISLLVAALVLGPASALSQAAASGAVGDLPLGWIPSLSGCRGSIAECLAGEEFDLGSEVSRRILATSNYISYGALRRDTTPCSRRGASYYNCRPGAQANPYSRSCSAITQCRS